TGAGAATAAAAGTTCGACGTTTACATTCATAATTTTCGCAACGATATCTTTGTTTTCTATCTCTGTAAAACCCATGTTTGAAGACATTATCGGACTGACAATCACGACAAAGTACGGGAATAAAAGCTGCCATTATTTTTCAATTTATTTCCATCCTAACTATCTTAAGTTAATTTCTACTTTATCACCCTTTAACCACACAAAAGTTACATCACCCTTTGGGCAAATTAACTGGTTCTGAAGAACAATCATCAACCACAATTACTCCAAAGTCTTCTATAGTTTGAGCCAAAGCACTATTGACGGCGCGAAGTAACAACTTAGGACGATTATAGGTAGGAATTATGATGCTTAATAATATCTCTCTCATGATTTAGAGATTAATAACAATTTGTTGACTGTTGTCAACTAATTAATTGAAGTGAATACTACCTATCAAACCGTGAAAAATTTATTGAGAAACAGCGTAAGTTTGTTCGTCTCTGTTTTCTAGTTTAGAGTAAGCATTTTTGCTATTAGTAAACTCTTCATGATAGGAACGTTCAACATTGACATTCCAAAGATCGTGTTTCTCGCCCAAAATATTTTTGGCGGCTAGCAAACCAGTCAACATCGAATGATCGCTGTTATTGTAGCGATGCATTCCATTGCGACCAATAGTTTGCAGATTTTGGAAGGCTTGAATGTATTTTTGAATAATTTCTACGTTGCAACGATATTCATCGTCGTAAACAGGATAAGCTTTATATTGACGAATTACCGTGCCGTCTTCAATCTTAACTTCTGGATCTACTAGTCCCAAAGCCTTTACTTCACGGCTGGCTAGTTCGACTAGTTCGGCGTTAGACATTTCCCATAATTTATCACCTTCGTTGCAAAAATATTCCATTCCCAAACAAGTTTTGCTTTGGTCGGGAACCATTGCCTTGCTCCAGTTTTTAAAGTTTTGGATTCTACCAACCTTAAATTCAGGACTATGAATATAAATCCAGTTGTCAGGAAATAGATCGGCGCGATCTACTATTAGCGAAACAATTAGAAAATCGCGATATTTTAAGCTATTAGCAGCTTTGAGTACAGCTTCTGGTGGTGCAGGGTTGAGCTTCTTTAGTAGTAAGGATACGGGCATACTAGAAACATAGTTTTCTCCCCTAACTTTGCTAGTTTCACCGTTTTGCTGAATCGTAACCCCAGTAATGCGATCGCCATATCGTTCTACTTCGATTATTTCTGTATTA
Above is a window of Coleofasciculaceae cyanobacterium DNA encoding:
- a CDS encoding glycosyltransferase, with translation MREILLSIIIPTYNRPKLLLRAVNSALAQTIEDFGVIVVDDCSSEPVNLPKG
- a CDS encoding NAD(P)/FAD-dependent oxidoreductase, with the translated sequence MNNLDQTIIIGGGPAGLTTAYELSKHGKKSVVFEKADRVGGISRTETYKGYRFDIGGHRFFTKVGEVEQLWQEVMGNEFIKVPRISRIYYKNKFFSYPLEPYNALANLGLINSTLIMWSYFKAKVRPNPVEENFEQWVSNRFGKRLYETFFKTYTEKVWGIPCTEIRADWAAQRIKGLSLTKAITNALFGSNDTKTLIKEFNYPVYGPGQMWERFQQKLNSKGSPVHLNTEIIEVERYGDRITGVTIQQNGETSKVRGENYVSSMPVSLLLKKLNPAPPEAVLKAANSLKYRDFLIVSLIVDRADLFPDNWIYIHSPEFKVGRIQNFKNWSKAMVPDQSKTCLGMEYFCNEGDKLWEMSNAELVELASREVKALGLVDPEVKIEDGTVIRQYKAYPVYDDEYRCNVEIIQKYIQAFQNLQTIGRNGMHRYNNSDHSMLTGLLAAKNILGEKHDLWNVNVERSYHEEFTNSKNAYSKLENRDEQTYAVSQ